Part of the Triticum aestivum cultivar Chinese Spring chromosome 4D, IWGSC CS RefSeq v2.1, whole genome shotgun sequence genome is shown below.
ttgagttggcatagatcgagattaggatttgtcactccgattgtcggagaggtatctctgggccctctcggtaatacacatcactataagccttgcaagcaatgtgactaatgagttagttacgggatgtattacggaacgagtaaagagacttgccggtaacgagatagaactaggtattgagataccgacaatcgaatctcgggcaagtaacataccgatgacaaagggaacaacgtatgttgttatgcggtttgaccgataaatatcttcgtagaatatgtaggaaccaatatgagcatccaggttccgctattggttattgaccggagatgagtctcggtcatgtctacatagttcacgaacccgtagggtctgcacgcttaaagttctgtgacgatcggtattacgagtttatgtgtttttatgtaccaaaggttgttcggagtcccggatgtgatcacggacaagacgaggaatctcgaaatgatcgagacataaagatcgatatattggatggctatgtttggaaaTCGGAATgtttccgggtgagttcgggcatttaccggagtaccggggggttaccggaaccccccggggagtcaatgggccttaatgggccatagtggaaaggaggaggaggcggccaaggtggccccccaagcccaatccgaattgggaagggggtcggcccccctttccttctcttcttctcctccttccttccctctcctactccaactagggaagggggaatcctactcccaccgggagtaggactccccccttgggcgcgcctaggaggccggccctctccccctcctccactcctttatatacgggggaggggggcaccccatagacaaacaagttgatcattgatctcttagccgtgtgcagtgcccccctccaccagaatccacctcggtcatatcattgcagtgcttaggcgaagccctgcgccggtggcttcatcatcaccatcatcacaccgtcgtgctgacgaagctctccctcgacactcagctggatcgagagttcgcgggacgtcaccgagccgaacgtgtgcagatcgcggaggtgccgtactttcggtactaggatcggtcgatcgtgaagacatacgactacatcaaccgcgttgccataatgcttccgcttacggtctacgagggtacgtggactacactctcccctcccgttgccatgcatcaccatgatcttgcgtgagcataggattttttttttgaaattactgcgttccccaataggtgtctctgatggtgtttgttgagttggcatagatcgagattaggatttgtcactccaattgtcagagaggtatctctgggccctctcggtaatacacatcactataagccttgcaagcaatgtgactaatgagttagttacgggatgatgtattacagaacgagtaaagagacttgccggtaacgagattgaactaggtattgagataccgaagatcgaatctcgggcaagtaacataccgatgaaaaagtgaacaacgtatgttgttatgtggtttgatcgataaagatcttcgtagaatatgtaggaaccaatatgagcatccaggttccgctattggttattgaacggagatgagtctcggtcatgtctacatagttctcgaacccgtagggtccgcacgcttaacgttctgtgacgatcggtattatcagtttatgtgttttgatgtaccgaaggttgttcggagtcccagatgtgatcacggacatgacgaggagtcttgaaatggtagagacataaagatcgatatattggatggctatgtttggacatcggaatggttccgggtgagttcgagcatttaccggagtaccggagggttaccggaacccccccgggagtcaatgggccttaatgggccatagtagaaaggaggaggaggtggccaaggtgggggcgcccccccccaagcccaatccgaattgggaggggggccggcccccctttccttctcttcttctccccctttcttcccttgggcgcgcctaggaggccggccctctccccctcctccattcctttatatacgggggaggggggcaccccataaacacacaagtttatcatggatctcttagccgtgtgcggtgccccctccaccataatccacctcggtcatatcgttgcagtgcttaggcgaagccctacgccggtagcttcaccatcaccgtcatcacgccgtcgtgctgacgaagctctccctcgacactcagctggatcgagagttcgcgggacatcaccgagccgaacgtgtgcatatcgcggaggtgccgtactttcggtaccaggatcggtcgatcgtgaagacgtacgactacatcaaccgcgttgtcataacgcttccgcttacggtctgcgagggtatgtggactacactctcccctctcgttgctatgcatcaccatgatcttgcgtgagcgtaggaatttttttgaaattaccgcgttccccaacaatgatggccccctccgggatcctcctcgatggcctccggtgatgatggccccctccggcagggtgccagagaggtcctagattggtttttcgtggctatagaggcttgcggcggtggaactcccgatctaggtttatttctgggggggtttggtatttataggaatttttggcatcagtctcatgtcaagggggtccacgaggcagcgacaaggtCGGAGCACCCTcctggggggtagggcacgcccccctaccttgtcgtcgcctcgggactcttctggtccaactcttgtgctttggggttctcttttggtccataaaaaatcgccgTAAATTTCCAgcccattttgagaacttttatttctgcacaaaaaacgacaccacggtagttctgctgaaaacaacgctagtctaggttagttctaatcacatcataccaaaaccatataaaattgttgtaaacatggcatgcatacttcataaattatagatacgtcggagacgtatcataaaacatgatggaACTTTCTCTCCAATTTTTCTCTCCATGATACGGTACTTACGAACTTGGAGGTAGGGCAAACggaggctcgaggggcccacaagctcaggtggcaggcgtgccacctgagcttgtggctctatggtggcccccctctagtagatCTTTTCGACAATAATTTTTATACATTCTAGAAAAATTCTCtgtaaaatttcagcccaatccaagaacctttatttttgcacaaaaacaacaccaaggtagttGTACTGAATACAGTGTCAGTCtggtttagttccattcaaatcatgcaaattagagtccaaaacaagagaataagtgtttggaaaagtagatacgtttgagacgtatcagtgcagcaaggtggcccaatccttttattGCAAAGGACAAGTTGGGCGTACTTCTTATAATGAGCTaagcgttctcgaggacacatgggaatctcATGTAGTTAACTTCATCATGATTCGTTAACTCACGTTCACTACTTTAATAaattgttatgtgggtggacctgtgttAGGGTgccattcttacttgaacaaacaacccacttatgattaccccctctcgcaagcattcacaactacgagagaagaattaagataaatctaaccatagcatgaaacatatggatccaaatcagccccttacggaatagtgcataaactggggtttaagcttctgtcactctcgcaacccatcatctactcagTAATcccacaatgccttcccctaggcccaagcaTAGTTATGTGTCATGTAGTGGACGCTCACACGACACCACTACAGGAAGAACAACATAgcacatcatcaaaatattgaacaaaaactaacttcacatgattacttataataagacttctcccatgtcctcaagaacaaatgaaactactcacaaataatattgatgttcatgatcagaggagaataatatatgattaacaatctgaacatatgatcttccaccaaataaaccaactagcatcaactacaagatgtaatcaacactattagcgaaccccaggtaccaatctgaggttttgggcaaagattgaatacaagagatgaactagggtttagatatgagatggtgctggtgaagatgttgatggagatgagtcctcccacgatgagaggaacgttggtggtgacgatggctcgatttccccctcccggagggaagtatccttggcagaatcgctccaccggagagcaaaagtgctcctgcccaggtttcaCCTCAAGACGGCggagcttcgtcccgaaagtcttcctcttatttatttttctatggcaattggcttcatataggagaagatgagcCTCGGAGGCTTGCTGGTGGTCGCACAAGCTCAAGTGACGCACCCTAGGCTCGCTGGTGGGCCCCCTCAGGGATccttttcttccagtattttttatatattccaaaaataaatcTCCCATAAAAGTTTAGGTCATCTGGAGCTCCGGAGAATAGCTATCTCTGTTGTAGctcttttcaggtccagaattccatctgccggcaatctccctcttgtgATAGAACTTGCAATTTAAGAGAGAAAGCGCATTAGAATAGCACTTAAAAGTGAAATATAACttaaaatataaataacaatagaaaaacatgatgcaaaatggatgtatcactaaCTACCTGCACTTGCCCCGAATCCGTTGTAGATGAACGTGGCAGGACATGATAGAATCCCCTCCCTCGCTGGTGTGCCCACTTCGACCAGATATTGACCGCAAAGGCGCACCTAAAATTAGGGTTTCAGATGAGTTTATGGGAAAGGGGTCCCGAAGGGCTTGAATAAGGTGGGCGGGTCATGATTGAAGAGCTTACTAAGAAATGCGAGCAATGCCACGATGTCATTGGTCACTCTTCGATGGCAGAAGAATCTAGATCATCGGGGCGGGAGCTCTACATGCAGTTGGTTGGGCCTTGAGGGATAATGGGGGCGGAGGAAAGACTATTGGTGTCGTGGCGGACGTTCAACGTTGTCATCCGTAGTTCACCGCGGGAGTCAGAGCCTGTGATGCGGGCAGGCTGCGGCGATGGCTAGTCTTTGGGAGGTGGGGGGTGTTGCTCGAGGTAGTGTGCGGTCTGCCATTCACAAATGAGAGAGAGAACAGACCCGACCTGTCATATGTTGCCTCGGCCTTACCTGTTATAAGCTACCTCAGTTGcctcggccccacctgtcataatttacctcggtcccacctgtcaggattTAACGCGTCACCACTATGGGGAGAAAGAGAGAGTGGCCCAACCCCACCTGCCAGGATATAACGCGCCCCGCTCGCCAGGAGGTAATGGTTAAAGGCTTTTACTGGACGACCGTGCTCCGTTTGGGCTTTTGTGAGTAGGGGGTGAAGGAGGGAGGAGAAAAGTGAGCAATGTTAGATGACTGGGgtaaaactgagcacaactaagcaATCAAGGGCATGAAAATAGAAAACCCTCACTTTATACCTCTTGATGATGCCGATAAACCTTTTTGGACTCTTGAAGCTTATAGGATTTATCCTACTATATCCTTTTACAACAAAGTCAAATGGGGGTGGGGTTTCTACCCCTGGTCGGGACAAATTTGGAAAAATAATTGTTCCACAAAGATATATTGTGTTTGTTTAGTTGATGGTTCATATCAAAATCCTTACAAGAGACAATTTGAGTAAAAGAGAACATTTTGCTGATTTAACTTGTCTCTTTTATAATGAGTATGAATATTGCCGATCACTTGCTTTTTGGGTTCATTGTTGCAAGACATGTTTCGAAAGATATTGCTGAAGCTTTTCACTTTTATCTCTCTTGACAATATAAATGAATTATCCTTTTTGTGGGATAGAGATAATAAGAAATATGTTATAGTTATGGCTTGTGTCGCCTTCATCTAGAGCTTATGGGCTATGATAAATGATTTGTGTTTTCATGGAGCTGTGTGGAAAGAAATCTGAATTCTTCTGAGTAGAGTAAGTGTGCTCCTTCATAGATGGATGATTATATGCTTGGATTCTCAATCAAAGATAATGAAAGACTGCCTGCTACTGCAGGATTGAAGAAGAGGAGAGCTCCTAAGGATCGTCTGGTGATGAAGAATGATGTGGGTGCAGGGATTGATCAACAGAACTTCTATCCAAGAGCCCATTCCAGCTGATGCTGATGATTATGTAATAGATAGCTTTTGTTGCTGAATTTCCTTTGCTCATGTTGTTAGTTGTCTGCTTGTGAATCTTATCAGGCTCAACTACTTTGGCTATAGCCTGAGTGTTGTAAACAGTCGTGTGTTTTGCTTGCCTTGTTTTAAATAAAAATAAGGCAGGAGAAAACCCCTTTCTCAAAAAAAATTAGACAATGCTTAGTTGGATGTGCTTTTTTTTACGGGTAGTTGGATGTGCTTTCGTGTTTTTACAGGTGTAAGTTTTCTCCATGCGGAAGAAAAAGAGACCTGCCGAAAATGGCACCTTGTTTTAAATAAAAATAAGGCATGAGAAAACCCCTTTCTCAAAAAAAATTAGACAATACTTAGTTGGATGTGCTTTTTTTTACGGGTAGTTGGATGTGCTTTCGTGTTTTTATAGGTGTAAGTTTTCTCCATGCGGAAGAAAAAGAGACCTATTGAAAATGGCGTTTTTTTTAGCATCAATACAGACACAAGCGCTTATATATACACGCATACActtacccctatgaacgcacacacgtacaccctacccgtatgagcaccttcgaaagactgagccggcatatcatcttgagatttaaatcctgaaataaattcaggaatagtGCGAGCAcaaggatttgaaccctgatgggttggaataccactgtccacctaaccatcttaaCCACATGTTGATTCGCGCTGAAAATGGCGCCTGAACCAACTCAATCTGGATCATCAGATTCATCCGTAGCTCTAGGCTTCTCCTTGTACCGCACCCCCACGCGTCCACCGTCCACGCCCCACTTCTTCTGGCACGCGCACGCGTCTTCACGCCCCGCCCGAAAAGCGCAACGCGCAGATCCCCTATACGCGATACCCCAATCGAAGAAGAGAGGAAAAAGAAAGCGAGCTCTGCGGCGGAGCCATGTCCGGGGCCGGGGAGTACCAGGAGATGGCCGCGTCGGTGCCGCCGGCGCTCAAGGCCATCACGCTCACCCACGTCCGCTACCACCGGGGCGACAGGGTCGGCCTCTTCCTCGCGTGGGTCTCCCTAATCCCCGTCTTCATCAGCCTCGGCGGCTTCATCTCCCACTTCATGTTCCGCCGCGAGCTGCAGGGCATCTGCTTCGCCTTGGGGCTCCTCGTCTCGCAGGTCCTCAACGAGCTCATCAAGCACTCCGTCGCGCAGTCCCGCCCGGCCTCGTGCGAGCTGCTCGAGACCTGCGACTCCCACGGATGGCCGTCCAGCCACGCGCAGTACACCTTCTTCTTCGCCACGTACCTCTCGCTCTTCGTGCTCCGGAGGTCGCCGGCGAGCCGCGTCATGGCCGCCTTCTCATGGCCTCTCGCGTTCCTCACCATGCTCTCCAGGGTGTATCTCGGCTACCACACCGTCCCGCAGGTCAGAGCCCCTGAATTTCGGATCCGATCTGCGCGGACGCGATGGGATTTTGATTATTGATTGATGCACTTTTAGCCAACGATTGGGCATTACAGTCAGATAATTTAAGACTTCTTCGAAATGCAGGATTTGCAAAACACTGGGATACTAATTGATATCCTACAGGAATCGAAATAATAAAAAAAGTGATCTAACCTTTCTATGAATCAATCATATGGGATTGGGTGGAAAGCAATACATACGATTTTTGGCGCTTTCATTCCTTTGATCCGAAGGGCCTTCATAGGGAAAGTTTGTATGGTTGAAACCATAGGGATTATTCACACAGGAATTTGCGTATCTGTTTGCATTTGAATTTCAATTGGTTGAAATCCATCAattgaatcattcggatctaaaACTCAAGAATATTTCTTTGAAAACACAAAAATTACAGCTAAAGCGCTATCCTTATGGCCTCAATAGGTGAATGAAATTCATATGGTTAATCTGTTGGACCTATCTGTTTGCATATGAATTTGAACCATAGGACAATTACATTTTGGATGGATATGTACTTGAAAGTTGGGTATTCTCTCTTCATAGTATACTTGTTCCTGAATCAGCAGTGTGATTCGTCTTAATGGCATCATCCTTGAGAAAAGTTGGTGGTCTCCCTGCATACCTGCTTGTTTGGAACATTGTTGGTTTTATTGCTTTTATAAATGTCATGACTGCCACTAAAAAACTGACATATATTTCAATTTGATGGGTTCATTAGGTTTTCGCGGGAGCAGTAGTCGGCCTTGTATTTGGTGCTATCTGGTACTGGTTCGCCAACACCATTCTTGCTCAATACTTCCCAATGATTGAGGAGAGCGCAATTGGGAGGTGGTTTTATATCAAGGATACTTCACATATTCAAGATGTGCTCAAGTTTGAGTATGATAATGCAAGGGCGGCAAGGAAGAAAGTTGCTACTGATTGAGGATGTAAGCCACAGCATCTCTTAACTTTTTGATCATCTGGCACATCTTGCTCTGACATGAATAACCATATCTCTACATCACAAGTACTCTGTTCTGCTCTTACATGAAGTATAAGCTGTCATCATCCATTAAAATGTGCTTCAGATTAGCAGTTTACAAATAGCATATGTAATTAAGTTAGATGCATATCATTTTACCTAATTATTTTTATGGAAGGGTTTTAGGTTCTTTGTGATATGACTACCTCATAATTCCCACATATCAACttctttaccgaaaaaggctttcgccccgctttatatataaagcaatgaccGACCACAGCTCAGATACAAACGCACAGCACCACAAcccacgcacacacccaaggctggatacataggcgctgagcgcagcaacactacCCCTAGTACTACAAGAGCAACCGGAGTCCTCAACCGTGGACACGCCAACGCGAAGGGAagaagccgcatatgacgaaccgtgtgctccaaagcggcgccttcaagaaggttacGACACCAGAGCGCCGTCACCGCCCGacccaaggatcagagtttcccctggagcaacacgacgggcaatgagagccgcgacgacgccttcaagaagggagcgagcttcgccgccgccagtCCGTCCGAAGATcgaacaggttttcaccccggccaacactcaccacCACCGGACGCCACATCCCAttgaccacgccgcccacacggccatgaccACCGGGTAGCACCTAAccacgggctctgcccaagagcaccgcggagccaccaccagggccgccgccctggcATCCAAGACCTGGACACCACCTCACTCGAGACccaccgctaccccaaccaaagatacGAGCGGAAAGGAAccacctttcgcacccctgggctgCCCCCAACGCCGAAACCCAgaggctggccaaaattggcctccatcgacccgtcctgcagccgggcgcgagacgagcacggtcctgctgccgggcgcgagacgagcacggtcctgctgccgggcgcgagacgagcatggtcctgctgccgggcgcgagacgaggtcggtcctgctgccgggcgcgagacgaggtcggtcctgctgccgggcgcgagacgaggtcgGTCCTGCTGCCGAGCGCGAGATGAGCGATGGACCGAAGTCGGGGGAAGGCCGAACCTTCGACGGAGGTAGCAACCAGTCGACGAGGAGAGGGCCGAAGGTCGAAACGGGCCGCCTAGAGACAAGCCGACGCCGGAAAGCCAGCCGCCGCCCCAGTCGACCCGTCGAGCTGCTGTGGAGCCGGCACGACGaagccaccacgccgccgccgcccacagccGGGACCGCAGCCGCGCCGGGCCGGGGCCCCAAACCCGAGCCACCGGCCAGAGAAGAGGCGAAATCCGGCCGGCACGCAACACCACCACAGCCACCATGCCGACGACGANNNNNNNNNNNNNNNNNNNNNNNNNNNNNNNNNNNNNNNNNNNNNNNNNNNNNNNNNNNNNNNNNNNNNNNNNNNNNNNNNNNNNNNNNNNNNNNNNNNNNNNNNNNNNNNNNNNNNNNNNNNNNNNNNNNNNNNNNNNNNNNNNNNNNNNNNNNNNNNNNNNNNNNNNNNNNNNNNNNNNNNNNNNNNNNNNNNNNNNNNNNNNNNNNNNNNNNNNNNNNNNNNNNNNNNNNNNNNNNNNNNNNNNNNNNNNNNNNNNNNNNNNNNNNNNNNNNNNNNNNNNNNNNNNNNNNNNNNNNNNNNNNNNNNNNNNNNNNNNNNNNNNNNNNNNNNNNNNNNNNNNNNNNNNNNNNNNNNNNNNNNNNNNNNNNNNNNNNNNNNNNNNNNNNNNNNNNNAATCTGGCGTGCCATCCCCGCCGCCGCAGCAACCACCGCACGCCCCGCCACCAACCACGCCGCCCGAAGCCCGACAGGAACACCGGAGCCCACCACGACCCCGTGCGCCTCCGCGCCGCGACGCccggcgcccgcgccgcgcccagGATGGAGGGGCAGCGCCGCGCCAACCCTAGCCACCATGGGAACgcgagggccccgccgccgccggctccagTCGGGCTTTGCCCGTCCGagccccggggcggcggcgggggagggaggggagggggctagAGGCGCCGGATTTGGAGGCCCCCGGTCGCCGCGCGGGGGTGACACAGGAGGGAGCAGAGGGAGGAGAGGGCGAGTCGTACTTGGGATGTTTTGATCACCGTCTGGGTCCTCTCTTTCCGTCTTCACATATCAACTTCTTTCTCCAGGAGATAAAATCACCTGACCTACTCACATTATCTGCAAAGTTCAAAAAGGCACTAGGATAAATTGTTCGTTTTGGGACCTACTTGCGCCTAGCTCGCTTATGCGCTGCTTAGGCGCGCGCCTAAGTATCCCGTACAATACTGTACTGACACCATACGGACAAGCCAGCAGGACATAGCTGGGATCGCTGGGGAAGTAGTTTTCAGCTGGGAAAACATAGGAATGTCAATACATAGCTCTCCATGTAGCAGATTATAGCCATGTGCCCATCTATATACAACTAAAATGTAAATTGGAGTGGGATATAATCATTGAACAGATAAATACCTTGTCAGTATATCGCTCTCATAGCCATGTGCTCACGTATATACTAATAGCAGATTATAGCCATACATAGCTAATAGCACAAGCACATCACAACAAAGCAGCACATCACAAATACACAACACAATAGCACAGCACAAGTGCACCACACATTAGCACAGCCAACAACAGCAGCTAGCAGCTAGTGGCACCAAATTTGAGTAGCAGTAGCTGGCCAGCCAGCGACAGAGCATGACCAGCAACAGAGGGAGCAGCACCAGCAGTGAGCAGCAGcaaaatagcagcagcaacagcaaacCAAGACAAAAGAGGAGAGGGAGGCACCGAGGCAGATAGCTCAAAGGGGGGGACAGGGAGGGCTCGGGGTTTGCCTGCCTGAAAAGAAGAAGAGCACGAGGAGGGGCGCGAGATCCGTGGCGGGGCAAGGTCGGCGTCCAGCAGCCGGCGGCGTGAGGAGGGCGCGAGACGAAGGAGTTCCGACCGAGGCGAGGACGAGCTTCAGATCCGTGGCAGCGCGAGGAAGGCCCGGCGACGCAAGGAGAGGAGAGCCAAGGTTAACCCTAACACGAGCCATAATTTTGGGCTTTTGGCTCTCGTCCCGCGCCTGCCTGCCTTGCCTTCTAATTCCTGCTGACCCCCTTCCCGCCGTTCTGCGCCATTACACGTGATTTCTGGCATTCCGCGCGCCCAATCGTGCTTCAGCAGGAAAGGTGCTCAGCCTAGTCATGCTTTTCCGAGCGCACATGGCCAAAGCGAGGCGTTATGCCAGCACCTTGTGCGTAGGCATGCATAAGCGCATGATTAATAGCGCCTTTTTGAACTTTGATTATCTGTCAAACCGTTGCTTATGTTCTTACTTCAGTGCAGGTTTCTGCTCATGGATTATATGGTTGGTCTATCTCAGGGAGGGTAAGAACTTGTGTGGCATGGCAAGATGTTTGCTTCGTTGAAGCTGCACGCGAACCCATGTACTCCTAGCTGGACTTTTATTAGAAGAGAAGCCCATTGGAGTTGTGGTGTTTTTTTTGCTTTTCCTGGCCATAAGCCATTGTTCTTTTTAACCCCAGACCCTTGTATTCATTTGGCGATGAGTTGATTTTCGTTTACATTTGGACAAAGACCACAGCTTTTTTGTACTCGACTGAATTATATCTGTGCCATATATTGTTCATATAGATGGTGTATTTTTTGTTTACATGGGCAATGGGTGTGGTGTCCGCTGTAATCTTCACCAATGGGCGGTCTGTTAACATCCAAAGTTCCTCCCCTCCCGATGTTTATGGGCCAGTTATTTTGGTTTATTCCGGGAGAATCggccccctccccagcttctcctaTAATCTTCAACTCCCATCCGATTGCTAATCCTAGTTAGGGTCTAATTTGTTAGGATTGTAAATGAATGGGGGTTGAAGATTCTTGGAGAATTGGCCAAAAAAAAACTGGCCCAAGTTATATCTGCTACCGAAAGTTGGATAAACTTGCCTGCAAGTGTCACTGAAATATGCCAGCAAACTTTTTTTTTTTGAACCATGAACCGTGGAACCATTGTTCTATTATAACTTTCATAATAAAGCTATTTACAAGTAAAGTACAGGCCAAA
Proteins encoded:
- the LOC123097795 gene encoding lipid phosphate phosphatase gamma (The sequence of the model RefSeq protein was modified relative to this genomic sequence to represent the inferred CDS: added 88 bases not found in genome assembly), which codes for MAPEPTQSGPSDSSVALGFSLYPTPTPRVYRPRPTSSGTRTRLHAPPEKRNAQIPYTRYPNRRREEKESELCGGAMSGAGEYQEMAASVPPALKAITLTHVRYHRGDRVGLFLAWVSLIPVFISLGGFISHFMFRRELQGICFALGLLVSQVLNELIKHSVAQSRPASCELLETCDSHGWPSSHAQYTFFFATYLSLFVLRRSPASRVMAAFSWPLAFLTMLSRVYLGYHTVPQVFAGAVVGLVFGAIWYWFANTILAQYFPMIEESAIGRWFYIKDTSHIQDVLKFEYDNARAARKKVATD
- the LOC123097796 gene encoding serine/arginine repetitive matrix protein 1 (The sequence of the model RefSeq protein was modified relative to this genomic sequence to represent the inferred CDS: added 85 bases not found in genome assembly) → MSDGPKSGEGRTFDGGSNQSTRRGPKVETGRLETSRRRKASRRPSRPVELLWSRHDEATTPPPPTAGTAAAPGRGPKPEPPAREEAKSGRHATPPQPPCRRRRAHQPPRAAGRPLPLPARAASSRHRANLACHPRRRSNHRTPRHQPRRPKPDRNTGAHHDPVRLRAATPGARAAPRMEGQRRANPSHHGNARAPPPPAPVGLCPSEPRGGGGGGRGGG